One Dethiosulfovibrio faecalis genomic region harbors:
- the coaE gene encoding dephospho-CoA kinase (Dephospho-CoA kinase (CoaE) performs the final step in coenzyme A biosynthesis.): protein MFVLGITGDIGAGKSTVASILGNMGARVIDADQIVRRLWNHRELVDAARDRWGDTVLNEDGKISPSAVAERFFGEETEYRWLCRLIHPMVRSEMASGLSAERGWVVVEIPLLFESDVPYWCDMTLYVTASPENRVARNSLRGLNGDELDRREKFLTPSEKKKSMADLVISNDGSLDELKEILKSHGEKMLRMSSICTVKIQCAFKKQAKQLISGILGKKLAYQANLASLETAYSRYDQFLTDNWEVQFYTLAPLVPEISRVASEIMKKEPTPLAVADVLRASLSFREALCEACL from the coding sequence ATGTTCGTTTTGGGAATTACCGGGGATATCGGCGCCGGTAAGTCCACAGTGGCCTCTATCTTGGGTAACATGGGTGCCAGGGTCATAGACGCGGATCAAATAGTCCGTAGACTTTGGAACCACAGGGAGCTTGTGGATGCGGCCCGAGACAGATGGGGCGACACCGTCTTGAACGAAGACGGAAAAATATCCCCCTCCGCTGTCGCGGAGCGTTTTTTCGGAGAAGAGACGGAATATCGTTGGCTTTGCCGACTCATCCATCCCATGGTTCGAAGCGAGATGGCCTCCGGGCTTTCAGCGGAACGGGGCTGGGTGGTGGTGGAGATTCCATTGCTTTTCGAGTCCGACGTTCCCTATTGGTGCGATATGACACTTTACGTGACGGCGTCTCCGGAAAACAGGGTTGCGAGAAACTCCTTGAGAGGTCTGAACGGAGACGAACTGGACCGGAGAGAGAAATTCCTCACCCCTTCTGAGAAGAAAAAATCCATGGCGGATCTGGTGATCAGTAACGACGGATCCCTGGATGAACTGAAGGAGATCCTGAAGTCCCACGGCGAGAAGATGCTTCGGATGTCGTCCATATGCACGGTCAAGATCCAATGCGCCTTCAAGAAACAGGCCAAGCAGCTTATATCGGGTATTCTCGGCAAAAAACTGGCATACCAGGCCAACCTGGCCTCTCTGGAGACGGCCTATTCCAGATATGACCAGTTTCTTACGGATAACTGGGAGGTCCAGTTCTACACCCTGGCACCTCTGGTGCCGGAGATATCCCGAGTGGCTTCGGAGATAATGAAGAAGGAACCGACTCCTCTCGCAGTCGCCGATGTCCTGAGGGCTAGCCTGTCTTTCAGAGAGGCTCTCTGCGAGGCCTGTCTTTGA
- the hypB gene encoding hydrogenase nickel incorporation protein HypB: MTTKKVEVQQAVMAADLSYAQKIKDRLKEKGILMVNLIGSPGSGKTTLLEKTLGKDGLRAAVIEGDVATDRDAKRIEATGVPSIQINTNGGCHLEANWVDSTIDKLPLDELDIIFVENVGNLVCPAEFDIGEDHKVAISSVPEGPDKPLKYPLLFTEASAVVLTKTDLLPYVPFDLDLYWGDVGKLNPKAKRLDMSCVKGEGLEEWSRILRGWLEEKRNG; encoded by the coding sequence ATGACTACGAAAAAAGTAGAAGTTCAACAGGCGGTTATGGCGGCGGATCTCAGCTACGCTCAGAAGATCAAGGATCGTCTGAAGGAGAAGGGGATCCTCATGGTCAACCTCATAGGCTCTCCCGGTTCCGGCAAGACCACCCTTCTGGAGAAGACCCTGGGCAAGGACGGCCTCAGAGCGGCAGTGATAGAGGGCGATGTCGCCACCGACAGGGACGCTAAGAGGATCGAGGCCACAGGTGTGCCTTCGATCCAGATAAATACCAACGGAGGTTGTCATCTCGAGGCGAACTGGGTGGACTCCACCATAGACAAGCTGCCTTTGGACGAGCTGGACATAATCTTCGTAGAGAACGTGGGTAACCTGGTGTGCCCCGCCGAGTTCGACATAGGAGAGGATCACAAGGTCGCCATCTCCTCCGTGCCGGAGGGGCCGGACAAACCCCTCAAGTACCCTCTGCTTTTCACCGAGGCTTCCGCCGTGGTCCTTACCAAGACGGACCTGCTTCCCTACGTGCCTTTCGACCTGGATCTCTACTGGGGCGATGTCGGTAAACTGAACCCTAAGGCGAAGCGTTTGGATATGTCCTGTGTCAAGGGTGAGGGACTGGAGGAATGGTCTCGGATCCTTCGGGGCTGGCTAGAGGAGAAAAGGAACGGATGA
- a CDS encoding 2-hydroxyacid dehydrogenase, giving the protein MNKVYVCHKIPEAGLNLLNGKVEYRCWDGDGPVPRDLLLKEISDVDGVITMLTEKVDSEFFDNAPRVKVVSNYAVGYNNVDVEEATSRGVKITNTPGVLTEATADIAFGLLVAASRRFTEAERYLRSGKWTCWHPTMLLGREIFGKTLGLIGFGRIGKAVARRAAGFGMKVIYHTPSGGPATAQDDCPRWVSFEEILEKSDYLSLHCPLNDRTRGLIGKKELERMKPDAVLVNTSRGPVVDQTSLYESLRDGVIGAAGLDVYDEEPISSDDPLLSLENVVMLPHIGSATREARDAMATMAASNMLDVLEGKEPRNPVN; this is encoded by the coding sequence ATGAATAAAGTCTATGTATGCCATAAAATTCCGGAGGCCGGTTTAAATTTATTGAATGGAAAAGTAGAATATCGGTGCTGGGACGGAGATGGACCGGTTCCGAGGGATCTGCTTTTGAAGGAGATATCCGACGTGGACGGAGTTATCACCATGTTGACCGAGAAGGTGGACTCGGAGTTCTTCGACAACGCCCCGAGGGTTAAGGTGGTCAGCAACTACGCGGTAGGTTACAACAACGTCGACGTGGAGGAGGCCACTTCTAGAGGGGTAAAGATAACGAACACCCCTGGCGTTCTGACGGAGGCCACCGCCGACATAGCCTTCGGGTTGCTTGTGGCGGCGTCCCGCAGGTTCACCGAGGCGGAGAGGTATCTTCGTTCCGGAAAATGGACCTGTTGGCATCCCACCATGTTGTTGGGACGGGAGATATTCGGCAAGACCCTGGGCTTGATAGGCTTCGGAAGAATAGGGAAGGCCGTGGCCCGAAGGGCGGCCGGATTCGGCATGAAGGTAATCTATCATACCCCTTCGGGAGGTCCTGCGACGGCTCAGGACGACTGTCCCCGATGGGTCTCATTTGAAGAGATCCTGGAGAAAAGTGACTATCTAAGCCTCCATTGCCCTCTGAACGATCGTACGAGAGGGCTTATCGGTAAGAAAGAGCTGGAAAGGATGAAGCCGGACGCGGTTCTGGTGAACACATCCAGAGGCCCTGTCGTGGACCAGACGTCACTCTACGAGTCTCTCAGAGACGGGGTCATCGGCGCCGCCGGTTTAGACGTCTACGACGAGGAACCGATATCGTCGGATGATCCCCTACTGTCGCTCGAAAACGTGGTCATGTTGCCCCATATAGGCAGCGCCACCAGGGAGGCAAGGGATGCCATGGCTACAATGGCCGCTTCCAATATGCTGGACGTGCTGGAAGGAAAGGAACCGAGAAACCCGGTGAATTGA
- a CDS encoding hydrogenase maturation nickel metallochaperone HypA yields MSLVSAILESLEKMVDENGWSSVKSVTLKVGAMRQVIPDVMKFAFDVSVKGTPMEGAELAIISVPIKFSCRGCGARWGEEELGYLCPFCGGTNVDMDQGMELELESLEVQER; encoded by the coding sequence ATGTCTTTGGTCAGCGCTATTCTGGAAAGCCTCGAAAAGATGGTGGACGAAAACGGATGGTCCTCGGTCAAATCGGTGACCCTCAAGGTGGGAGCCATGCGTCAGGTAATACCGGACGTCATGAAGTTCGCCTTCGACGTATCGGTGAAAGGAACTCCCATGGAAGGGGCGGAACTTGCTATAATCTCGGTGCCCATAAAGTTTTCCTGCCGGGGCTGCGGAGCCCGTTGGGGCGAGGAGGAACTTGGGTATCTCTGTCCTTTCTGTGGAGGGACGAACGTGGATATGGACCAAGGAATGGAACTAGAACTGGAATCCCTGGAGGTGCAGGAACGATGA
- a CDS encoding ATP-dependent helicase, which yields MTKDSPVLESLNPRQREAVSYEGTPLLVLAGAGSGKTRVLTSKLAWLVSERSVPPWRILAVTFTNKAAREMKDRVDSMLDGGYPYGQISTFHSFGLQMLFRNRDALEARGYRRNFVVFDRGDSLSLVKKSMKAMNMDTSQTEPSWVLECISKAKTASDPVTMDGAILEGDMAELYSRYTKSLKEQGAFDFDDLIVVPLHLMSTDRDILKKERDRLDWILVDEYQDVNRPQFALLRLLAGDSPNVMAVGDPDQSIYGWRGADMSVILGFERHFPGSKVILLEQNYRSTETILDAANSVIGNNVNRPEKRLWTARSGGEPINVVTLGDERSEARYVSDVVEELLSLGYRYTDMAVLYRMNALSRNFEQEFVKRGVPYRVVKGTAFYDRKEIKDAISYLRLAVNPRDTSALARVANVPPRGLGAKGLESVEFYLSTHASEARTTWCRIADGGCGLRGKGDKGIRDLARHMISLIDIGSDLNRAVEYIMDVIGYGSYLEKGYPDQFEERRENVMELTSISPGSESLEDVLAEIALYTDQEVDDIPDGISLSSLHAAKGLEFPVVFVVGMEEGIFPHGRSLDGGRDELEEERRLCYVGMTRAEERLYLTSSRFRRLFGSVMNNDVSRFIWEIPENYRVVESRAGEGPNHVRFGNYRGYRRR from the coding sequence ATGACGAAGGACTCTCCTGTCCTAGAGAGTCTTAATCCTCGACAGAGGGAGGCGGTCTCCTACGAGGGGACCCCTCTTCTCGTCTTGGCCGGAGCCGGAAGCGGTAAGACCAGGGTCTTGACGAGCAAGCTGGCCTGGCTTGTATCGGAACGGTCGGTTCCTCCCTGGCGGATCCTGGCCGTCACCTTCACCAACAAAGCCGCCCGTGAGATGAAGGACAGGGTCGACTCCATGCTGGACGGCGGATACCCCTACGGTCAGATCTCCACATTCCACTCCTTTGGGCTTCAGATGCTCTTCAGAAACAGAGATGCCCTGGAGGCTCGGGGTTACAGGAGAAACTTCGTGGTCTTCGACAGAGGCGACTCGCTTTCCCTGGTGAAAAAATCCATGAAGGCCATGAATATGGACACATCTCAGACGGAGCCGTCATGGGTCCTGGAATGTATATCCAAGGCCAAGACCGCTTCGGATCCGGTTACCATGGACGGAGCTATTCTGGAAGGGGATATGGCGGAGCTCTACAGCCGCTACACCAAGTCCCTTAAGGAACAGGGAGCTTTCGATTTCGACGACCTCATCGTCGTTCCGCTTCATCTCATGTCCACCGATCGGGATATACTGAAAAAAGAGAGGGATAGACTGGACTGGATCCTGGTGGACGAATACCAGGACGTGAATCGCCCCCAATTCGCCCTCCTTCGCCTTCTGGCCGGAGACTCTCCTAACGTAATGGCTGTAGGGGATCCGGATCAGTCGATCTACGGATGGAGAGGGGCGGACATGTCGGTTATCCTTGGATTCGAACGGCACTTTCCCGGATCGAAGGTGATCCTGCTGGAACAGAACTACAGATCGACCGAGACCATACTGGATGCCGCCAACTCGGTGATAGGCAACAACGTAAACCGTCCGGAAAAGAGGCTATGGACAGCTCGTTCCGGAGGAGAGCCTATAAACGTCGTGACCTTGGGGGACGAACGTTCCGAGGCCCGTTACGTATCCGATGTGGTCGAGGAGCTGCTGTCCCTCGGATACCGTTACACCGACATGGCTGTGCTTTACCGGATGAACGCCCTTAGCAGAAACTTCGAACAGGAGTTCGTGAAAAGGGGAGTCCCTTACAGGGTCGTCAAGGGCACCGCTTTCTATGACAGAAAAGAGATAAAAGACGCCATCTCCTATCTTCGTCTAGCCGTGAACCCCAGAGACACCAGCGCTTTGGCGAGGGTGGCCAACGTCCCCCCTAGAGGGCTGGGGGCAAAGGGATTGGAGTCGGTGGAGTTCTATCTCTCAACCCACGCTTCCGAGGCCAGGACGACCTGGTGTCGCATAGCGGACGGAGGTTGCGGCCTTAGAGGAAAGGGCGATAAGGGCATAAGGGATCTGGCCCGGCACATGATATCGCTGATAGACATAGGCTCCGACTTGAATCGTGCCGTTGAGTATATAATGGACGTTATAGGCTACGGATCCTATCTGGAGAAGGGGTACCCCGATCAATTCGAGGAACGCAGGGAAAACGTCATGGAACTTACCTCCATCTCTCCCGGGTCCGAGAGTCTGGAGGACGTCCTGGCTGAAATAGCCCTCTATACCGACCAAGAGGTAGACGACATACCCGATGGTATCAGCCTGTCCTCTCTCCACGCCGCCAAGGGGCTGGAATTTCCGGTGGTGTTCGTTGTTGGAATGGAGGAGGGGATCTTCCCTCACGGAAGATCACTGGACGGAGGAAGAGACGAACTGGAGGAAGAACGAAGGCTTTGTTACGTCGGAATGACCAGAGCCGAAGAGAGGCTATATCTGACCTCGTCTCGTTTTAGGCGTCTTTTCGGTTCCGTGATGAATAACGACGTTTCCAGATTCATATGGGAGATACCCGAGAACTACCGGGTCGTAGAGAGCAGAGCAGGGGAGGGACCTAATCATGTTCGTTTTGGGAATTACCGGGGATATCGGCGCCGGTAA
- a CDS encoding pyridoxal phosphate-dependent aminotransferase, whose product MVLSERARTLEPSATLAVVAKAKAMKREGKPVISFGAGEPDFNSPESALKYAVEAMEKGYTHYTPGTGIPELKEAVCSYYSKRFGLEYAPGDVVVGAGAKILLYEALSCIVDPGDEVMVFAPAWVSYVEQIRLCGGKEVIVDTSETNSIPDLDEVKRMISDKTKCMMINSPNNPTGAVYDEDTLKGLAAIAVEKDIVIIYDEIYEQLVYGDAAHHQIVALAPEVRDHTIIINGVSKAYAMTGWRIGYALGPSELMAKVGAVQGHLTSNPCSIAQYAALGALKEADDDIVKMHGHFSDRRDLILKLLGEIPLIEFVEPQGAFYVLVNVKKALGKSSDGEKLTDDVHFCQKLLEKSYVAMVPGSAFFAPGHIRVSYSNSTEEIVEGMRRLKEFIEKLS is encoded by the coding sequence ATGGTTCTTTCTGAAAGGGCACGAACGCTTGAACCCTCGGCCACTCTGGCCGTGGTGGCCAAGGCAAAGGCGATGAAGAGGGAGGGTAAGCCCGTAATTTCCTTCGGTGCCGGAGAGCCGGACTTCAACTCGCCCGAGTCCGCCCTCAAGTACGCAGTAGAGGCAATGGAAAAAGGTTACACCCACTATACTCCCGGAACCGGAATACCGGAGCTCAAGGAGGCCGTGTGTTCCTACTACTCCAAGAGATTCGGCCTGGAGTACGCCCCAGGAGACGTCGTCGTAGGAGCGGGAGCCAAGATACTTCTCTACGAAGCCCTCAGCTGTATCGTAGATCCGGGAGACGAGGTCATGGTGTTCGCTCCCGCCTGGGTCAGCTACGTGGAACAAATCCGCTTATGCGGGGGCAAAGAGGTCATAGTGGACACATCCGAAACCAACTCCATACCGGACCTGGACGAGGTAAAACGGATGATCTCGGACAAGACGAAATGCATGATGATAAATTCGCCTAACAACCCCACCGGTGCCGTCTACGACGAGGATACCCTTAAGGGATTGGCCGCCATCGCTGTTGAGAAAGACATAGTCATAATATACGACGAGATATACGAACAGCTGGTCTACGGCGATGCCGCTCACCATCAGATAGTCGCATTGGCTCCTGAGGTCCGGGATCATACGATAATTATAAACGGGGTCAGCAAGGCCTACGCCATGACGGGATGGAGAATAGGCTACGCCCTGGGACCGTCCGAACTGATGGCCAAGGTGGGAGCGGTGCAGGGACATCTCACCTCCAATCCCTGCTCCATCGCTCAGTACGCAGCCCTCGGAGCTCTCAAGGAAGCCGACGATGACATCGTGAAGATGCACGGTCATTTTTCCGACAGAAGAGACCTCATCCTCAAGCTCCTCGGCGAGATACCTCTGATCGAGTTCGTAGAACCCCAGGGGGCTTTCTACGTTCTGGTCAACGTTAAAAAAGCCCTGGGCAAAAGCAGCGACGGAGAGAAACTGACCGACGATGTCCATTTCTGTCAGAAACTGCTGGAGAAATCCTATGTGGCCATGGTTCCAGGAAGCGCCTTCTTCGCACCGGGACACATAAGGGTTTCATACTCCAACTCGACGGAGGAGATCGTAGAGGGAATGAGACGACTCAAGGAGTTCATAGAGAAGCTGAGTTAA
- a CDS encoding manganese efflux pump MntP family protein has product MSEMGVVVATASALAMDAFSVSLGAGACRCGMPVRQILRMASMFGFFQFAMPLLGGVLGATAVSFVSAWDHWIAAGLLWFVGGNMIFESIKPDKDCSGLDTAKTRVLLGLAVATSIDAMAVGFSTATLGESVMPLALAAGVITYLLSVFGAMAGCRLGSATGHRAEMLGGLCLCLIGLEILASHMNWI; this is encoded by the coding sequence ATGTCCGAGATGGGTGTGGTAGTAGCTACGGCGTCCGCCCTGGCGATGGACGCTTTCTCGGTCTCTCTAGGCGCCGGGGCCTGTCGGTGCGGCATGCCGGTAAGGCAGATCCTACGGATGGCCTCTATGTTCGGTTTTTTTCAGTTTGCTATGCCTCTGTTGGGTGGGGTTTTGGGAGCTACCGCCGTGTCATTCGTGTCGGCCTGGGATCACTGGATAGCCGCCGGTCTTCTCTGGTTTGTCGGGGGAAACATGATATTCGAGTCTATCAAGCCAGACAAAGACTGCTCCGGTCTAGACACGGCCAAGACCAGGGTCCTGCTGGGATTGGCCGTGGCTACCTCTATAGACGCCATGGCGGTCGGTTTTTCCACCGCCACTTTAGGGGAGTCCGTCATGCCTTTGGCCCTCGCTGCTGGGGTTATAACCTACCTTCTTTCCGTCTTCGGAGCGATGGCCGGGTGTCGTCTGGGAAGCGCCACTGGACACAGAGCGGAGATGTTGGGAGGCCTTTGTCTCTGCCTAATAGGTTTGGAGATATTGGCAAGCCATATGAATTGGATATAG
- a CDS encoding NCS2 family permease, translating to MASWLERQFKLKEVGSDVKTEVMAGITTFMTMGYIIFVNPGILSKTGMPFGPLMVATCLASALATLLMALMANYPIALSSGMGLNAFFAFSVVLGMNIPWEVALAAIFVEGLLFIVLTLTKVREAIVNSIPKSLKISISTGIGFFIALIGLEGSGIVVDNPATLVGLGNLASKPVILTIIGFVIMMALEAHRVKGAILWGILAVTAIAVPMGVASMPEGIVSMPPSIAPIFMKMDFSQLANGTFWIIVFTFFFVDFFDTVGTLVGVTNRAGLLDDKGNLPRARNALMADAIGTTCGAVLGTSTITSFVESASGVEQGGRTGLTALVTSVLFLLAIFFSPIVSIVPACATAPALIMVGVYMMMSLKDLDFDSYTDVIPAAIAIFIMPFTYSIANGIEFGILTFVILKFAAGKKNEISPVMWGLFVIFILKEIFV from the coding sequence GTGGCAAGTTGGCTAGAAAGGCAGTTTAAGCTGAAAGAAGTCGGGAGCGACGTTAAGACGGAGGTTATGGCCGGTATCACCACCTTCATGACCATGGGATACATAATTTTCGTCAACCCGGGCATATTGTCCAAAACGGGGATGCCCTTCGGTCCTCTCATGGTAGCGACCTGTCTCGCCAGCGCTCTGGCAACTTTACTCATGGCGTTAATGGCCAACTACCCCATAGCTCTCTCGTCCGGCATGGGACTCAACGCCTTCTTCGCCTTTTCCGTGGTGCTGGGTATGAACATACCTTGGGAAGTGGCCTTAGCGGCGATCTTCGTGGAAGGACTCCTATTCATAGTCCTTACACTGACCAAGGTACGAGAGGCTATAGTCAACAGTATACCGAAATCCCTTAAGATCAGCATCTCCACCGGAATAGGCTTTTTCATAGCCCTCATAGGTCTTGAGGGATCGGGAATCGTCGTAGACAATCCCGCCACCCTGGTAGGTCTGGGCAATCTGGCCTCCAAGCCGGTCATACTTACGATAATAGGCTTCGTCATAATGATGGCCCTGGAAGCCCACAGAGTCAAGGGAGCCATCCTGTGGGGAATCCTGGCCGTAACTGCCATAGCTGTGCCTATGGGAGTGGCTTCCATGCCGGAAGGGATAGTCTCCATGCCTCCCTCCATCGCTCCGATCTTCATGAAGATGGATTTCTCCCAGCTGGCGAACGGAACCTTCTGGATAATAGTCTTTACGTTCTTCTTCGTGGACTTTTTCGACACGGTCGGCACTCTGGTAGGGGTCACCAACAGAGCCGGACTTCTCGACGACAAGGGCAACCTACCCAGGGCCAGAAACGCCTTAATGGCGGACGCCATAGGGACAACTTGCGGAGCTGTTCTCGGCACCTCTACTATCACGTCCTTCGTCGAAAGCGCCAGCGGAGTCGAACAGGGCGGCAGGACCGGGCTCACCGCTCTCGTGACGTCGGTACTCTTCCTTCTGGCCATTTTCTTCAGTCCCATAGTGTCCATCGTTCCGGCCTGTGCGACCGCTCCCGCTCTGATCATGGTCGGGGTCTACATGATGATGAGCCTCAAGGACCTGGACTTCGACAGCTACACCGACGTTATTCCGGCGGCTATAGCTATATTTATCATGCCTTTCACCTACAGCATAGCCAACGGGATAGAGTTCGGCATCCTCACTTTCGTGATCCTCAAGTTCGCGGCCGGTAAGAAAAACGAGATAAGCCCCGTAATGTGGGGACTTTTCGTCATATTCATTCTCAAGGAGATATTCGTGTAA
- the hpf gene encoding ribosome hibernation-promoting factor, HPF/YfiA family, which translates to MDIRFVARNVELADELKEYMERKLSKLEKFFPKILDNQIVLNLSRGIHTVEVTSNVNGVIMRGEERDSDLRKAFDIALKNLERRIRRHKKYLVDRVQLKTHDVSFNIDDILADMSKPSVEEKEEKIVKVKKFPLRPMSAEEACMQMDLLGHSFFIFSNAENGAMNVVYKRKSGGYGLLEPTD; encoded by the coding sequence ATGGACATTCGTTTTGTTGCTCGCAACGTGGAACTGGCGGACGAACTGAAGGAATACATGGAGAGGAAGCTCTCCAAACTGGAGAAATTCTTCCCCAAGATCCTTGATAACCAGATCGTCCTCAATCTCAGTCGGGGTATTCACACCGTCGAGGTGACCTCCAACGTCAACGGCGTCATCATGAGGGGAGAGGAGAGGGATTCGGATCTGAGAAAGGCCTTCGATATAGCCCTCAAGAATCTTGAGAGGCGCATACGCAGGCACAAGAAGTATCTTGTCGATAGAGTTCAACTGAAGACCCACGACGTGTCGTTCAACATAGACGACATCTTGGCGGATATGTCGAAACCGTCGGTGGAGGAAAAAGAGGAGAAGATCGTCAAGGTCAAGAAGTTCCCCCTCAGGCCCATGAGCGCAGAGGAGGCCTGTATGCAGATGGACCTTCTGGGGCATTCGTTCTTCATCTTTTCCAACGCCGAGAACGGTGCCATGAACGTCGTCTACAAGAGAAAGTCCGGCGGATACGGCCTATTGGAACCTACGGACTAG